One Panicum virgatum strain AP13 chromosome 3N, P.virgatum_v5, whole genome shotgun sequence DNA segment encodes these proteins:
- the LOC120664396 gene encoding nucleoside diphosphate kinase 3-like isoform X1 — protein MSASRKLFQAAARSLLSASQRSSPAALLAAEGRTAALATLTNLGRKTLPTAYAYHKQGSHHASSGWGAFAAAVPAAVYMLQDQEAHAAEVNAAELERTFIAIKPDGVQRGLISEIVSRFERKGYKLVAIKLIVPSKEFAQKHYHDLKDRPFFNGLCDFLSSGPVLAMVWEGEGVIKYGRKLIGATDPQKSEPGTIRGDLAIVVVRNIIHGSDGPETAKDEIALWFEPKELVSYTSNAEKWIYGVN, from the exons ATGAGCGCCTCCAGGAAGCTGTTCCAGGCCGCCGCCAGGTCCCTCCTCTCCGCCTCCCAgcgctcctcccccgccgccctcctcgccgccg AGGGCCGCAccgccgcgctcgccacgcTCACCAACCTGGGCAGGAAGACCCTCCCCACCGCCTACGCCTACCACAAGCAGGGATCCCACCACGCCTCCTCGGGATGGGgagccttcgccgccgccgtccccgctgCAG TTTACATGCTCCAGGACCAGGAGGCTCACGCCGCAGAGGTAAACGCCGCAGAG TTGGAGCGCACCTTCATTGCCATCAAGCCTGACGGCGTCCAAAGAGGCCTG ATTTCGGAGATCGTATCTCGATTTGAGAGAAAAGGTTACAAGCTTGTTGCCATCAAGTTGATTGTTCCATCCAAAGAATTCGCCCAGAAGCACTATCATGATCTCAAAGACAGACCTTTCTTCAATGGACTGTGTGATTTTCTCAGCTCTGGCCCTGTACTTGCCATG GTTTGGGAAGGAGAGGGTGTTATCAAGTATGGGAGAAAACTAATTGGTGCCACAGACCCACAGAAATCTGAACCAGGAACCATCAGGGGTGATCTTGCCATTGTTGTTGTAAG AAACATCATTCACGGAAGTGATGGCCCAGAGACAGCAAAGGATGAGATTGCTCTGTGGTTTGAGCCCAAGGAGCTGGTCTCTTACACCAGCAACGCGGAGAAGTGGATCTACGGGGTGAACTAA
- the LOC120667566 gene encoding rhamnogalacturonate lyase B-like produces MAAAPRWCLQLAVRASLLVLLLAADAPPPQAGGAVTLHADDPTQVVVDNGVVQVSLYRLQGQITGVRYGGGGGGQNLLQYDASQRNSGGYWDVVWNYPGSNRPGTMDMLDGTEFQVVSSTEEQVELSFRSSYNASRPNSLRLNVDKRLVMLRGSSGFYCYAIFEHAPEYPALNVSVARLAFKLNAAMFNYMAISDDIQRYMPSAADRDPPRGVPLAYKEAVLLVDPVEPEFRGEVDDKYQYALDNQDNLVHGWIGGGGGDPASAAATGFWVVTPSNEFKNGGPLKRELTSHTGPTSLAVFLGPHYVGRDMVIQFEEGESWKKVLGPVFIYLNSGDHPSCKRDLWEDAKARARAEVSRWPYTFPASPDFAKACERGSVTGRLWVRDDVANAKQQQQPAAMAYVGLAAPGQPGSWARESKRYQFWTRATSDGRFSIGNVRGGVYNLYAWVPGVLGDYMHASSVTVTPACAVNAGDLVFEPPRSGPTLWEIGVPDRSAAELHVSDPDPRYASRLFLARDRYRQYGLWERYAALYPDGDLVFTVGESNHSRDWFFAHVTRYFFGTVVPTTWQIRFHLDGVVAGGTYTLRIALAASHMASLQVRVNGGDGAPPSPALLMGDNNAIARHGIRGTEWSLDFGIEGRLLNQGDNTIHITQASALNQFVGVMYDYIRLEGPSM; encoded by the exons ATGGCCGCGGCACCGAGGTGGTGCCTCCAGCTCGCCGTGCGAGCGTCCCTGCTGGtgctgctcctcgccgccgatgcgccgccgccgcaagcaggCGGTGCGGTCACCTTACACGCCGACGACCCTACCCAG gtGGTCGTGGACAATGGCGTGGTGCAGGTGTCGCTGTACAGGCTGCAGGGCCAGATCACCGGCGtccgctacggcggcggcggcggcggccagaacCTGCTCCAGTACGACGCCAGCCAGAGGAACTCGGGAGGGTACTGGGATGTGGTCTGGAATTACCCTGGCTCGAATCGCCCAGGAACGATGGATAT GTTGGACGGCACAGAGTTCCAGGTTGTATCCTCAACTGAGGAGCAAGTGGAGCTTTCTTTCAGGAGCTCATACAACGCGTCACGTCCGAACAGCCTCCGGCTAAACGTCGACAAGAG GCTTGTGATGCTGAGAGGCAGCTCCGGGTTCTACTGCTACGCCATCTTTGAGCACGCCCCGGAGTACCCAGCTCTCAACGTCTCGGTGGCTCGCCTCGCCTTCAAGCTCAACGCCGCCAT GTTCAACTACATGGCGATCTCGGACGACATCCAGAGGTACATGCCGAGCGCGGCGGACAGGGACCCGCCCCGCGGCGTCCCGCTGGCGTACAAGGAGGCCGTCCTGCTCGTCGACCCCGTGGAGCCGGAGTTCAGAGGGGAGGTGGACGACAAGTACCAGTACGCGCTGGACAACCAGGATAACTTGGTGCACGGatggatcggcggcggcggcggcgatccggCGTCGGCGGCTGCGACGGGCTTCTGGGTCGTCACTCCCAGCAACGAGTTCAAGAACGGCGGGCCGCTCAAGCGGGAGCTCACCTCCCACACCGGCCCCACCTCCCTCGCG GTGTTTCTAGGCCCGCATTACGTCGGCAGGGACATGGTGATCCAGTTCGAGGAGGGCGAGAGCTGGAAGAAGGTGCTGGGCCCCGTCTTCATCTACCTCAACTCCGGCGACCACCCGAGCTGCAAGAGAGACCTCTGGGAGGACGCcaaggcgcgggcgcgagcggAGGTCAGCAGATGGCCCTACACCTTCCCCGCGTCGCCGGACTTCGCAAAGGCGTGCGAGAGAGGCTCCGTCACGGGGAGGCTCTGGGTCAGAGACGACGTCGCCAAcgccaagcagcagcagcaacctgcCGCCATGGCCTACGTCGGGCTCGCCGCGCCTGGCCAACCAGGTTCCTGGGCCAGAGAGAGCAAG AGGTATCAGTTCTGGACGAGGGCCACCTCCGACGGCCGCTTCAGCATCGGCAACGTCCGGGGAGGAGTGTACAACCTCTACGCCTGGGTCCCCGGGGTCCTCGGCGACTACATGCACGCCTCCTCCGTGACGGTGACGCCGGCGTGCGCCGTCAACGCCGGCGACCTCGTGTTCGAGCCCCCGAGGTCGGGCCCCACGCTGTGGGAGATCGGCGTCCCGGACCGGTCGGCGGCGGAGTTACACGTCTCCGACCCGGACCCGAGGTACGCCAGCCGGCTCTTCCTCGCCAGGGACAGGTACAGGCAGTACGGCCTGTGGGAGAGGTACGCCGCCCTCTACCCCGACGGCGACCTCGTGTTCACCGTCGGCGAGAGCAACCACTCCAGGGACTGGTTCTTCGCGCACGTCACGAGGTACTTCTTC GGCACTGTCGTGCCGACGACGTGGCAGATACGCTTCCACCTGGACGGCGTCGTGGCGGGCGGCACCTACACGCTGCGGATCGCCCTCGCGGCGTCCCACATGGCCAGCCTGCAGGTGCGGGtgaacggcggcgacggcgcgccgccgtcgccggcgttgcTTATGGGCGACAACAACGCCATCGCGCGGCACGGCATACGCGGCACGGAGTGGAGCCTGGATTTTGGTATCGAGGGCCGCCTGCTCAACCAAGGGGACAACACCATCCACATCACCCAGGCGAGCGCCCTGAACCAGTTCGTCGGGGTCATGTACGACTACATTCGCCTCGAAGGCCCTTCCATGTAG
- the LOC120664395 gene encoding uncharacterized protein LOC120664395, which produces MDDVYGRIEVFPQYFMPSKEAMESPDGLSTSKNNLDTSPSSRGRSWTPKRAKGAASLLRLLSIPHFRWSTSNEDEDKIELSRVEVESLRTEIADAEERESHLKARLENIDEVLRYARLSGYLYIRSRWTQLPGEPPILDDADVDDWLPRFVVLQGQCVYYYLKSTDLSPQESTLLCDIVEVGRLPNFVPEDEKTRYAFYLLSRQGLKFECSSTSEIQVDSWVRALKSDCKLPDGAAGEDETTKTRSSQVEDGSSR; this is translated from the exons ATGGATGATGTTTATGGACGTATAGAGGTCTTCCCACAATACTTTATGCCATCAAAAGAAGCTATGGAGAGTCCTGATGGTCTATCCACAAGTAAGAATAACCTGGATACTTCACCAAG TTCACGTGGACGTTCCTGGACTCCTAAACGAGCTAAGGGAGCTGCATCTCTTTTGCGTTTGTTGTCCATTCCCCACTTTAGATGGTCGACAAGCAATGAAGATGAAGACAAG ATTGAATTGTCCAGAGTTGAAGTGGAGTCATTACGAACTGAAATAGCGGATGCCGAGGAAAGAGAATCCCACTTAAAAGCTCG GTTGGAAAATATCGATGAAGTTTTAAGATATGCTCGTCTTTCTGGCTATCTCTACATTAGAAGT CGATGGACCCAACTTCCTGGGGAACCACCTATTTTAGATGATGCTGATGTGGATGACTGGCTTCCTCGATTTGTTGTTCTGCAAGGGCAGTGTGTGTACTATTATCTCAAATCTACAG ATTTGAGCCCACAAGAGTCAACACTGTTGTGTGACATTGTTGAAGTAGGGCGGCTCCCaaactttgtgccagaagatgAAAAGACAAGATACGCGTTTTACCTGTTGAGCCGTCAAGGCTTGAAGTTTGAATGCTCCAGTACCTCCGAAATTCAG GTTGATTCATGGGTGAGAGCACTGAAAAGCGATTGCAAATTGCCGGATGGTGCTGCTGGTGAGGATGAGACGACGAAGACGAGGAGTAGCCAAGTAGAAGATGGGTCGTCACGGTGA
- the LOC120664396 gene encoding nucleoside diphosphate kinase 3-like isoform X2, giving the protein MSASRKLFQAAARSLLSASQRSSPAALLAAEGRTAALATLTNLGRKTLPTAYAYHKQGSHHASSGWGAFAAAVPAAVYMLQDQEAHAAELERTFIAIKPDGVQRGLISEIVSRFERKGYKLVAIKLIVPSKEFAQKHYHDLKDRPFFNGLCDFLSSGPVLAMVWEGEGVIKYGRKLIGATDPQKSEPGTIRGDLAIVVVRNIIHGSDGPETAKDEIALWFEPKELVSYTSNAEKWIYGVN; this is encoded by the exons ATGAGCGCCTCCAGGAAGCTGTTCCAGGCCGCCGCCAGGTCCCTCCTCTCCGCCTCCCAgcgctcctcccccgccgccctcctcgccgccg AGGGCCGCAccgccgcgctcgccacgcTCACCAACCTGGGCAGGAAGACCCTCCCCACCGCCTACGCCTACCACAAGCAGGGATCCCACCACGCCTCCTCGGGATGGGgagccttcgccgccgccgtccccgctgCAG TTTACATGCTCCAGGACCAGGAGGCTCACGCCGCAGAG TTGGAGCGCACCTTCATTGCCATCAAGCCTGACGGCGTCCAAAGAGGCCTG ATTTCGGAGATCGTATCTCGATTTGAGAGAAAAGGTTACAAGCTTGTTGCCATCAAGTTGATTGTTCCATCCAAAGAATTCGCCCAGAAGCACTATCATGATCTCAAAGACAGACCTTTCTTCAATGGACTGTGTGATTTTCTCAGCTCTGGCCCTGTACTTGCCATG GTTTGGGAAGGAGAGGGTGTTATCAAGTATGGGAGAAAACTAATTGGTGCCACAGACCCACAGAAATCTGAACCAGGAACCATCAGGGGTGATCTTGCCATTGTTGTTGTAAG AAACATCATTCACGGAAGTGATGGCCCAGAGACAGCAAAGGATGAGATTGCTCTGTGGTTTGAGCCCAAGGAGCTGGTCTCTTACACCAGCAACGCGGAGAAGTGGATCTACGGGGTGAACTAA